The following proteins are encoded in a genomic region of Prochlorococcus marinus XMU1408:
- the glnA gene encoding type I glutamate--ammonia ligase: protein MSKTSQDVLRQIKDEGIELIDLKFSDLHGKWQHLTVASDLIEESSFTEGLAFDGSSIRGWKAINESDMAMVPDPSTSWIDPFYNHKTLSLICSIQEPRSGQPYARCPRALAQKALDYLGSTSVADAAFFGPEPEFFIFDDVRYNSGEGGSFYSVDTIEAPWNTGRVEEGGNLGYKIQLKEGYFPVSPNDTAQDMRSEMLLLMGELGIPIEKHHHEVAGAGQHELGMKFAPLINAADNVMIYKYIVRNVAKKYGKTATFMPKPVFNDNGTGMHVHQSLWKSGEPLFYGEGTYANLSQTAKWYIGGILKHAPSFLAFTNPTTNSYKRLVPGFEAPVNLVYSQGNRSAAVRIPLTGPSPKAKRLEFRSGDALANPYIAFSAMMMAGIDGIKNQIDPGDGVDVDLFELPSDELSKIDTVPSSLNDALEALKSDNKYLTEGGVFTDDFIDNWIDLKYEEVQQLRQRPHPHEFTMYYDA, encoded by the coding sequence ATGAGCAAGACCTCTCAAGATGTTCTTCGTCAAATTAAGGACGAGGGCATTGAGCTAATAGATTTAAAATTCTCTGACCTACATGGCAAGTGGCAACATTTAACTGTTGCTTCCGATCTCATTGAGGAGAGTTCTTTCACAGAAGGACTTGCATTTGATGGGTCTTCTATTCGTGGATGGAAAGCCATAAATGAATCTGATATGGCAATGGTACCTGACCCTTCAACCAGCTGGATAGATCCTTTTTACAATCACAAAACACTTAGTTTAATTTGTTCCATTCAAGAGCCCAGAAGCGGCCAACCTTATGCCAGATGTCCAAGAGCATTGGCTCAAAAAGCTTTGGATTATTTAGGAAGTACTAGTGTTGCCGATGCTGCATTTTTTGGCCCTGAGCCTGAATTCTTCATTTTTGATGATGTTAGATATAACTCAGGAGAAGGTGGCAGTTTTTATAGCGTTGACACCATAGAAGCACCTTGGAACACAGGGAGAGTAGAAGAAGGGGGAAACCTCGGATACAAAATCCAACTAAAAGAAGGTTATTTTCCTGTCTCACCTAACGATACTGCTCAAGACATGAGATCTGAGATGCTGCTATTGATGGGTGAGTTGGGAATACCAATAGAGAAACATCATCATGAAGTAGCAGGAGCAGGTCAACATGAATTAGGGATGAAATTTGCTCCACTAATTAACGCTGCAGACAATGTGATGATTTACAAATATATAGTAAGGAATGTGGCGAAGAAATATGGAAAAACTGCAACCTTCATGCCCAAACCAGTCTTCAATGATAATGGAACTGGGATGCATGTTCACCAAAGTTTATGGAAAAGCGGAGAACCTTTATTTTACGGGGAAGGAACTTATGCAAATCTTTCCCAAACAGCGAAATGGTATATAGGCGGAATACTTAAGCACGCTCCTTCATTCCTCGCATTTACTAATCCAACCACTAATAGTTACAAACGATTAGTTCCAGGTTTCGAAGCTCCAGTAAATTTAGTTTATTCACAAGGAAATAGATCTGCTGCGGTAAGGATTCCTTTAACTGGACCCAGTCCAAAAGCAAAGAGACTCGAATTCCGATCAGGAGATGCTTTAGCAAACCCTTATATTGCTTTTTCAGCAATGATGATGGCAGGTATTGATGGAATCAAAAATCAAATTGATCCTGGAGATGGAGTTGACGTTGATCTTTTTGAGCTTCCTTCCGATGAATTATCGAAAATAGACACTGTCCCATCTTCTTTGAATGATGCATTAGAGGCATTAAAAAGTGATAACAAATATTTAACTGAAGGAGGAGTATTTACTGATGATTTCATTGATAACTGGATAGATCTCAAATACGAGGAAGTTCAACAACTAAGACAAAGACCTCATCCACATGAATTCACAATGTACTACGACGCATAA